A window of Syntrophales bacterium genomic DNA:
ATGCTGGCCTGGATGCATGCCCGGGTGATTCTTAATCTGAATAAAAAACATGATTTTGAAGGTGCGGTAGTGGATAAATTTGCCAGCGATCGGACTTTGCTTTCTTCCTTAAAAGATTTGAAAGAGATCAAGCTTCAGCACAAAGTTAGGGCAGAACAGGATTTGGCTGTGGCATCTGCTTCCATCATCGCCCGTTATCTTTTTCTGAAAAATCTGAAAGAGCTTTCCAAAAAACATGAAATAGAATTTCCTAAAGGTGCTTCGACAAAAGTAATTCAAGTTGCCAATGAATTCAGTTCCAAATATGGAAAATCTAAGCTTTCGGAAGTTGCAAAAATCCATTTCAAAACATATAATGAGATTAATAATTAAATTAAAATTCCGAATTTTCTCCCCTGTCAAGGGGATATCTGACCACTCTTGAGTGGTTCAGAGAGGGGTTAAATAAAAGGGTTAGATTATGATTCCGAAACCTTCCGAACGGTCAAAGACCTTCCGAACGGTTGAGAAAAATATTCCAAATTCAGATGAGAAATAAGTGATCGATTTACTAAATGAATCAACAAGGTTAAAATTATGATTTCTAAATACAAAAACTACGAACCGAAGATTGGGAAAGGTGTTTTTATTGCGCCAACTGCAGAAGTGATCGGACGCTGTGAGATTGGTGCTGACAGCTCGATCTGGTTTGGTTCTATCGTGCGGGGCGACGTACATTTTATCAAGATCGGCAAGAGAACCAGTATCCAGGACTTAAGTGTCGTTCATGTGACGCAGCACACAAAAGAAGATTGCAGTGACGGCTTTCGCACCACCATCGGTGACGACGTAACAGTGGGACATAAAGTGATGCTGCATGGCTGCACGATCGGGAATGCTTGTCTGATTGGTATGAATGCAACTCTGCTGGATGGTTGTGAAATTGGGGAAGAATCGATTGTTGCAGCAGGTTCGGTGGTTACACAAGGCAAGAAATTTCCACCTCGCAGCCTCATCATGGGAATGCCTGCTAAAGTTATTCGACCAGTCACAGAGAAGGAGATCGAAAAAATCTATCATTCTTCCCAAAATTACGTGAATTATAAAAATGAATATCTGGAAATG
This region includes:
- a CDS encoding gamma carbonic anhydrase family protein; the protein is MISKYKNYEPKIGKGVFIAPTAEVIGRCEIGADSSIWFGSIVRGDVHFIKIGKRTSIQDLSVVHVTQHTKEDCSDGFRTTIGDDVTVGHKVMLHGCTIGNACLIGMNATLLDGCEIGEESIVAAGSVVTQGKKFPPRSLIMGMPAKVIRPVTEKEIEKIYHSSQNYVNYKNEYLEMQK